From Erwinia sp. HDF1-3R, one genomic window encodes:
- the lpxK gene encoding tetraacyldisaccharide 4'-kinase: protein MIERLWSGRSPLYLLLLPLSLLYGLVSNLIRLSYVWGWRRAWRAPVPVVVVGNLTAGGNGKTPVVIWLVEALQKRGFRPGVVSRGYGGRAAHYPLVLDSFTSTQQAGDEPVLIYQRTGAAVAVSPVRRDAVQALLAKGEVDVIISDDGLQHYALARDVEIVVVDGQRRFGNGWWLPAGPMRERVSRLRGVDAVITNGGEAQAGEIAMTLLPGQAVNVKTHEVQPLSALNNVVAMAGIGHPPRFFATLRQQGVCPVREVPFADHQNYTAAQLTALTEPDQLLLMTEKDAVKARAFAADNWWYLPVEAQLQASQAATLLNSIIAHLSR, encoded by the coding sequence ATGATTGAACGTCTCTGGAGCGGCAGGTCGCCGCTTTACCTGCTGCTCCTGCCCCTGAGCCTGCTGTACGGGCTGGTCAGCAACCTGATCCGGCTCAGCTACGTTTGGGGCTGGCGGCGTGCCTGGCGGGCACCGGTTCCCGTTGTGGTGGTGGGGAATCTCACCGCCGGGGGAAATGGAAAAACGCCGGTAGTTATCTGGCTGGTGGAGGCGCTGCAAAAGCGTGGCTTCCGCCCCGGCGTGGTATCGCGCGGTTACGGCGGACGCGCAGCGCATTACCCGCTGGTGCTTGACTCTTTTACCTCCACCCAGCAGGCGGGCGATGAGCCGGTGCTGATCTATCAGCGCACCGGCGCTGCCGTGGCGGTGTCGCCAGTCCGGCGCGACGCGGTGCAGGCGCTGCTGGCGAAGGGCGAGGTTGACGTGATTATCAGCGACGATGGCCTGCAACACTATGCGCTGGCCCGTGATGTTGAGATTGTGGTGGTGGATGGACAGCGTCGATTCGGCAACGGCTGGTGGCTGCCTGCCGGGCCGATGCGCGAACGCGTTTCCCGCCTGCGTGGCGTTGATGCCGTCATTACCAACGGCGGTGAGGCGCAGGCGGGTGAAATCGCGATGACGCTGCTACCCGGCCAGGCGGTGAATGTGAAAACTCATGAGGTACAGCCGCTCTCTGCGCTTAACAACGTGGTGGCCATGGCCGGGATTGGCCATCCGCCGCGCTTTTTTGCCACGCTGCGCCAGCAGGGTGTTTGCCCGGTCAGAGAAGTCCCCTTTGCCGACCATCAAAACTACACCGCTGCACAGTTAACGGCGCTTACGGAACCCGACCAGCTGCTGCTGATGACGGAAAAAGACGCGGTGAAAGCACGCGCCTTTGCCGCCGATAACTGGTGGTATCTGCCGGTGGAGGCCCAGCTCCAGGCATCACAGGCAGCCACACTGCTGAATAGTATCATCGCGCACCTCTCCCGCTAA
- the msbA gene encoding lipid A ABC transporter ATP-binding protein/permease MsbA, giving the protein MHQDKDLSTWQTFRRLWPMIVPYKTGLIVAAIALVLNAAGDTLMLSLLKPLLDDGFGKANSSVLIWMPLAVIGLMLIRGVTSYISSYCISWVSGNVVMGMRRRLFSHMMGMPVAFFDQQSTGTLLSRITYDSEQVASSSSSALVTVVREGASIIGLFIMMFYYSWQLSLILIVLAPIVSLAIRTVSKRFRNISKNMQNTMGHVTASAEQMLKGHKEVLIFGGQEVESERFGRVSNRMRQQGMKLVSASSISDPIIQLIASLALAFVLYAASFPGVMATLTAGTITVVFSSMIALMRPLKSLTNVNAQFQRGMAACQTLFSILDSEQEVDTGTRTLERAKGDVEFREVTFTYPGRETPALHRINLAIPQGKTVALVGRSGSGKSTIASLMTRFYDIQQGEILLDGHDLREYTLSSLRDQVALVSQNVHLFNDTVANNIAYARSEKYSRADIEKAATMAHAMDFINKMDKGLDTIIGENGVLLSGGQRQRIAIARALLRDSPILILDEATSALDTESERAIQSALDELQKNRTSLVIAHRLSTIEKADEIVVVEDGYIVERGSHSDLLLHKGVYAQLHKMQFGQ; this is encoded by the coding sequence ATGCATCAGGATAAAGATCTCTCCACCTGGCAGACATTCCGTCGCCTCTGGCCGATGATCGTGCCGTACAAAACGGGTTTGATTGTGGCAGCGATTGCGCTGGTACTCAACGCAGCGGGCGATACCTTAATGCTGTCACTGCTGAAACCGCTGCTGGACGACGGTTTTGGCAAGGCGAACTCTTCCGTACTGATTTGGATGCCGCTGGCCGTTATCGGTCTGATGCTGATCCGCGGCGTTACCAGCTACATCTCCAGCTACTGTATTTCATGGGTGTCAGGTAACGTGGTGATGGGCATGCGTCGTCGGCTTTTCAGCCATATGATGGGCATGCCGGTGGCCTTTTTCGATCAGCAGTCTACCGGGACGCTGCTTTCCCGCATCACCTATGATTCCGAGCAGGTCGCCTCGTCGTCATCAAGCGCGCTGGTGACCGTGGTACGCGAAGGCGCTTCGATTATTGGCCTGTTTATCATGATGTTTTATTACAGCTGGCAGCTGTCGCTGATTTTGATCGTCCTTGCGCCTATTGTCTCGTTAGCCATTCGCACCGTTTCAAAACGCTTTCGCAATATCAGCAAAAACATGCAGAACACCATGGGCCATGTAACGGCCAGCGCTGAACAGATGCTGAAAGGGCATAAAGAAGTGCTGATCTTTGGCGGTCAGGAGGTGGAAAGTGAGCGCTTTGGTCGGGTGAGTAACCGCATGCGCCAGCAGGGCATGAAGCTGGTTTCAGCCTCTTCTATCTCCGATCCGATTATTCAGCTTATTGCCTCCCTGGCGCTGGCTTTCGTGCTTTACGCCGCCAGTTTCCCCGGCGTGATGGCAACGCTGACGGCCGGTACTATCACCGTGGTATTCTCATCGATGATCGCGCTGATGCGTCCGCTTAAATCCCTTACCAACGTTAACGCCCAGTTCCAGCGCGGTATGGCCGCCTGCCAGACGCTGTTCTCTATTCTGGACAGCGAACAGGAAGTGGATACCGGCACCCGTACCCTGGAGCGTGCGAAAGGCGACGTTGAGTTCCGCGAGGTCACCTTCACCTATCCTGGCCGTGAAACTCCCGCTTTGCACCGTATCAATCTTGCGATTCCGCAGGGCAAAACGGTCGCCCTGGTCGGACGCTCAGGCTCGGGTAAGTCCACTATCGCCAGCCTGATGACGCGCTTCTACGATATTCAGCAGGGTGAGATTTTACTGGACGGTCACGATCTGCGTGAATATACCCTTAGCTCCCTGCGCGATCAGGTGGCGCTGGTGTCGCAGAATGTGCATCTGTTCAATGACACCGTCGCCAATAACATTGCCTATGCGCGCAGTGAGAAATACAGCCGTGCTGACATTGAGAAAGCCGCTACGATGGCCCACGCGATGGACTTTATTAACAAAATGGATAAGGGCCTGGACACCATCATTGGCGAAAATGGCGTTCTGCTTTCCGGTGGTCAGCGTCAGCGTATTGCTATCGCCCGTGCGCTGCTGCGCGATTCGCCGATTCTGATCCTGGATGAAGCGACCTCGGCGCTGGATACGGAATCAGAACGCGCGATCCAGTCCGCGCTGGACGAATTGCAGAAAAACCGCACCTCACTGGTTATTGCCCACCGCCTCTCTACCATTGAAAAAGCGGATGAAATTGTGGTGGTGGAAGATGGTTACATCGTTGAACGTGGCAGCCACAGCGATCTGCTGCTGCATAAGGGCGTCTATGCTCAGCTGCACAAAATGCAGTTTGGTCAATGA
- the aroA gene encoding 3-phosphoshikimate 1-carboxyvinyltransferase yields MDSLTLQPIALVEGTVNLPGSKSVSNRALLLAALASGTTRLTNLLDSDDVRHMLNALQALGVNYQLSADRTVCEVTGQAGPLQTQGSLELFLGNAGTAMRPLAAALCLGRNDIVLTGEPRMKERPIGHLVDALRQGGAEIDYLEQDNYPPLRLRGGFNGGEVSVDGSVSSQFLTALLMTAPLAKRDTRIVIKGDLVSKPYIDITLNLMATFGVTVKHDHYGVFHITGNQRYVSPGDYLVEGDASSASYFLAAAAVKGGTVKVTGIGRNSVQGDIRFADVLEKMGAVIEWGDDYIACTRGELNAIDLDMNHIPDAAMTIATAALFAKGTTVLRNIYNWRVKETDRLAAMAIELRKVGAEVEEGNDYIRVTPPTAIQYAQIGTYNDHRMAMCFSLVALSPSPVTLLDPGCTAKTFPDYFEQLSRISTLA; encoded by the coding sequence ATGGATTCCCTGACTTTACAACCCATTGCCCTGGTAGAGGGTACTGTCAATCTGCCGGGTTCTAAAAGCGTGTCCAATCGCGCCCTGCTGCTGGCCGCTCTGGCGTCGGGCACGACGCGTCTGACTAACCTGCTGGACAGCGATGATGTCCGCCATATGCTGAATGCCTTACAGGCGCTTGGCGTAAACTATCAGCTTTCTGCCGATCGTACCGTCTGTGAGGTTACCGGTCAGGCTGGCCCGCTACAGACCCAGGGATCGCTTGAGTTATTTCTGGGTAATGCCGGAACGGCGATGCGACCGCTGGCCGCCGCACTTTGCCTGGGGCGTAATGATATCGTGCTGACCGGCGAGCCGCGCATGAAGGAGCGTCCGATTGGCCATCTGGTTGACGCGCTGCGCCAGGGCGGGGCGGAGATCGACTATCTTGAGCAGGACAACTATCCACCGCTGCGCCTCAGAGGCGGTTTTAACGGTGGCGAGGTGTCAGTGGATGGCTCCGTCTCAAGCCAGTTTCTGACGGCGCTGCTGATGACCGCGCCGCTGGCGAAAAGGGACACCAGGATCGTTATTAAAGGCGATTTAGTGTCCAAACCCTATATTGATATCACCCTTAACCTGATGGCGACCTTCGGCGTGACCGTAAAACACGATCATTACGGCGTGTTTCATATCACCGGCAATCAACGCTACGTCTCACCGGGCGATTATCTGGTCGAGGGAGATGCCTCATCCGCCTCCTATTTTCTGGCTGCCGCCGCCGTTAAAGGGGGAACCGTTAAGGTAACCGGCATTGGGCGCAACAGCGTTCAGGGTGATATCCGGTTTGCTGACGTACTGGAAAAAATGGGTGCCGTTATCGAATGGGGCGACGACTACATTGCCTGCACGCGCGGCGAACTGAACGCAATCGATCTGGATATGAATCATATTCCCGATGCTGCAATGACCATTGCTACCGCTGCACTGTTTGCCAAAGGCACCACGGTGTTGCGCAATATCTACAACTGGCGCGTCAAGGAGACTGACCGTCTGGCCGCGATGGCCATCGAGCTGCGCAAGGTAGGTGCGGAAGTGGAGGAGGGGAACGATTACATTCGTGTGACGCCGCCCACCGCTATTCAGTATGCGCAGATTGGCACCTATAACGATCATCGTATGGCGATGTGCTTCTCCCTGGTCGCGCTCTCCCCGTCGCCGGTTACCCTTCTCGATCCGGGTTGTACCGCCAAAACGTTTCCTGATTATTTCGAGCAGCTTTCCCGTATCAGCACGCTGGCATAA
- the cmk gene encoding (d)CMP kinase — translation MTAIAPVITIDGPGGAGKGTLCKAMAEALQWHLLDSGAIYRVLALAALHHQVDITSEEALVPIAAHLDVRFVSTEGELDVILEGENVSAEIRTQDVSNTASKVAVFPRVREALLRRQRAFREAPGLIADGRDMGTVVFPDAPVKIFLDASSEERAQRRMLQLQEKGFSVNFERLLSEIKERDERDRNRAIAPLIPAEDALVLDSTSMTIEQVIEISLNYAREKLALPQ, via the coding sequence ATGACGGCTATAGCTCCGGTGATCACGATTGATGGTCCAGGCGGTGCCGGTAAAGGGACCTTGTGTAAAGCGATGGCAGAGGCGTTGCAGTGGCATCTGCTGGATTCTGGCGCAATATACCGAGTGCTGGCGCTGGCAGCGCTTCATCATCAGGTGGACATTACGTCTGAAGAGGCCCTTGTACCGATTGCCGCTCATCTTGACGTTCGCTTTGTCTCTACCGAAGGTGAACTGGACGTTATCCTGGAAGGTGAAAACGTTTCGGCTGAAATCCGTACCCAGGACGTGAGTAATACGGCATCAAAAGTCGCCGTCTTTCCACGGGTGCGCGAGGCGCTTCTGCGCCGTCAGCGGGCGTTTCGCGAGGCGCCTGGCCTGATTGCCGACGGCCGCGATATGGGAACCGTGGTTTTTCCGGATGCCCCGGTAAAAATCTTCCTTGATGCCAGTTCAGAAGAGCGCGCTCAGCGGCGTATGCTACAGTTGCAGGAGAAGGGCTTTAGTGTTAACTTTGAGCGCCTTTTATCCGAGATAAAAGAACGTGATGAACGCGACCGTAATCGCGCCATTGCGCCACTGATACCGGCAGAGGACGCGCTGGTGCTGGATTCAACCAGCATGACGATTGAGCAGGTTATTGAAATTTCGCTTAATTATGCGCGTGAGAAACTCGCTTTGCCGCAGTGA
- the rpsA gene encoding 30S ribosomal protein S1, producing the protein MTESFAQLFEESLKTIETRPGSIVRGVVVSIDKDVVLVDAGLKSESAIPAEQFKNAAGELEIQVGDEVDVALDAVEDGFGETLLSREKAKRHEAWITLEKAYEDAETVTGVINGKVKGGFTVELNGIRAFLPGSLVDVRPVRDTLHLEGKELEFKVIKLDQKRNNVVVSRRAVIESENSAERDQLLENLQEGMEVKGIVKNLTDYGAFVDLGGVDGLLHITDMAWKRVKHPSEIVNVGDEINVKVLKFDRERTRVSLGLKQLGEDPWVAIAKRYPETTRLTGRVTNLTDYGCFVEIEEGVEGLVHVSEMDWTNKNIHPSKVVNVGDVVEVMVLDIDEERRRISLGLKQCKNNPWQQFAETHNKGDRVEGKIKSITDFGIFIGLDGGIDGLVHLSDISWNATGEEAVREYKKGDEIAAVVLQVDAERERISLGVKQLAEDPFNNYVSLNKKGAIVNGKVTAVDAKGATVELADGVEGYLRASEASLDRVEDATLVLNVGDDVEAKFTGVDRKNRVVSLSVRAKDQADEKEAINTVNTKQEEGNFSSAMAEAFKAAKGE; encoded by the coding sequence ATGACTGAATCTTTTGCTCAACTATTTGAAGAATCCCTAAAAACAATCGAAACCCGTCCGGGTTCCATCGTTCGTGGCGTTGTTGTCTCAATCGACAAAGACGTCGTTCTGGTTGATGCGGGCCTGAAATCTGAATCTGCAATTCCTGCAGAGCAGTTCAAAAACGCAGCCGGCGAACTGGAAATCCAGGTTGGCGACGAAGTTGACGTTGCTCTGGATGCAGTGGAAGACGGCTTCGGTGAAACCCTGCTGTCCCGTGAGAAAGCTAAGCGTCACGAAGCATGGATCACGCTGGAAAAAGCTTACGAAGACGCTGAAACTGTTACCGGTGTTATCAACGGCAAGGTTAAAGGTGGCTTCACTGTTGAGCTGAACGGTATTCGTGCGTTCCTGCCAGGTTCACTGGTTGACGTTCGTCCGGTACGCGACACGCTGCACCTGGAAGGCAAAGAGCTTGAGTTCAAAGTAATCAAGCTGGATCAGAAGCGTAACAACGTGGTGGTTTCACGTCGTGCCGTTATCGAATCCGAAAACAGCGCAGAGCGCGATCAGCTGCTGGAAAACCTGCAGGAAGGCATGGAAGTTAAAGGTATCGTTAAGAACCTGACTGACTACGGTGCATTCGTTGATCTGGGCGGCGTTGACGGCCTGCTGCACATCACTGATATGGCATGGAAACGCGTTAAGCATCCAAGCGAAATCGTGAACGTTGGTGACGAAATCAACGTTAAAGTGCTGAAGTTCGACCGCGAGCGTACCCGTGTTTCTCTGGGTCTGAAGCAGCTGGGCGAAGATCCATGGGTTGCTATCGCTAAGCGTTACCCGGAAACCACTCGTCTGACTGGCCGCGTAACCAACCTGACCGACTACGGCTGCTTCGTTGAAATCGAAGAAGGCGTTGAAGGCCTGGTACACGTTTCAGAAATGGACTGGACCAACAAAAACATTCATCCGTCTAAAGTTGTTAACGTTGGCGATGTTGTTGAAGTTATGGTTCTGGATATCGACGAAGAACGTCGTCGTATCTCCCTGGGTCTGAAGCAGTGTAAAAACAACCCATGGCAGCAGTTTGCAGAGACCCACAACAAGGGCGACCGCGTTGAAGGTAAAATCAAGTCAATCACTGACTTCGGTATCTTCATCGGCCTGGACGGCGGTATCGACGGCCTGGTTCACCTGTCTGACATCTCCTGGAACGCTACCGGAGAAGAAGCGGTTCGTGAATACAAGAAAGGCGACGAAATCGCTGCTGTGGTTCTGCAGGTTGACGCAGAGCGCGAGCGTATCTCCCTGGGCGTTAAGCAGCTGGCAGAAGATCCGTTCAACAACTACGTCTCTCTGAACAAGAAAGGCGCGATTGTTAACGGTAAAGTGACTGCTGTTGATGCTAAAGGTGCTACAGTTGAATTAGCAGACGGCGTGGAAGGTTACCTGCGCGCTTCTGAAGCTTCACTGGACCGCGTTGAAGATGCGACTCTGGTTCTGAACGTCGGCGACGATGTTGAAGCGAAATTTACTGGCGTTGACCGTAAAAACCGCGTTGTTAGCCTGTCTGTTCGTGCGAAAGACCAGGCTGACGAGAAAGAAGCCATCAATACTGTTAACACCAAACAGGAAGAAGGTAACTTCTCCAGCGCTATGGCTGAAGCATTCAAAGCTGCTAAAGGCGAGTAA
- a CDS encoding Trm112 family protein, producing the protein MDHRLLEIVACPVCHGKLYYSKANQELICKPDGLAFPVRDGIPVLLETESRVLTLEEIHP; encoded by the coding sequence ATGGATCACCGTTTACTTGAAATTGTTGCCTGTCCTGTTTGCCACGGCAAACTCTATTACAGCAAAGCTAATCAGGAACTTATCTGCAAGCCTGATGGTCTGGCTTTCCCGGTGCGCGACGGCATTCCGGTATTACTGGAAACCGAATCGCGCGTGCTGACGCTGGAAGAGATTCATCCATGA
- the ihfB gene encoding integration host factor subunit beta, with protein MTKSELIERLAGQHSHIPAKVVEDAVKEMLEHMATTLADGERIEIRGFGSFSLHYRAPRTGRNPKTGDKVELEGKYVPHFKPGKELRDRANIYG; from the coding sequence ATGACCAAGTCAGAACTTATAGAACGACTTGCTGGCCAGCACTCTCATATTCCGGCGAAAGTCGTTGAGGATGCGGTAAAAGAGATGCTTGAGCATATGGCTACTACCTTAGCCGATGGCGAACGCATTGAAATCCGGGGTTTCGGCAGTTTCTCTTTGCACTATCGCGCTCCGCGTACCGGCCGTAACCCTAAAACGGGTGACAAAGTAGAGTTGGAAGGGAAGTACGTTCCACACTTTAAACCGGGAAAAGAGCTGCGGGATCGCGCAAATATCTACGGTTAA
- a CDS encoding winged helix-turn-helix domain-containing protein, whose translation MSTLQLSLKQARQLHLAAQGLLRPPKRKAQFCDLLSTLRQMSLLQIDTINVVARSPYLVLFSRLGDYPQAWLGEALSSGKLFEYWAHEACFIPAEDYPLLRHRMLSPHRLGWKYNREWMQTWQQEISQLLQHIEKNGPVRSADFTAPAGQKPGWWSWKPHKKHLENLFSAGELMVTERRNFQRVYDLRQRVLPDWDDAQHALSEEDAVGQMLRNTAASLGLFKPAWLADYYRLKRAPVSEALASWLENGEVVAAEVETLGRCYLHQSLFPLLEAIPQPTLTAILSPFDPVVWDRKRARELFNFDYRLECYTPAAKRQFGYFVLPILHRGALKARMDAKMLRKEKVLVVRQLWLEPGVSMTQGMLHDFRQAISRFARWQGAESVLLENLPAALAGEWGNGWML comes from the coding sequence ATGTCCACCCTCCAACTCTCTCTCAAACAGGCTCGCCAGCTCCATCTTGCGGCGCAGGGTTTACTGCGCCCCCCGAAGCGCAAAGCGCAGTTTTGCGACCTGCTTAGCACCCTGCGTCAGATGTCTCTGTTGCAGATAGATACGATTAATGTGGTTGCCCGCAGTCCTTACCTGGTCCTGTTCAGTCGCCTGGGTGACTACCCGCAGGCCTGGCTGGGCGAGGCACTCTCCAGCGGAAAACTGTTCGAATACTGGGCGCATGAAGCCTGCTTTATTCCGGCAGAAGATTACCCGCTGCTGCGCCACCGGATGCTTAGTCCGCACCGTCTCGGCTGGAAATACAACAGGGAGTGGATGCAGACGTGGCAGCAGGAAATCAGCCAGCTTTTACAGCATATTGAGAAAAACGGCCCGGTCAGATCGGCTGATTTCACCGCGCCTGCCGGACAAAAACCAGGCTGGTGGTCATGGAAGCCGCATAAAAAACACCTTGAAAATCTGTTCAGCGCAGGCGAGCTGATGGTGACCGAGCGGCGTAATTTCCAGCGGGTCTACGACCTTCGCCAGCGCGTATTGCCAGACTGGGACGATGCACAGCATGCACTGAGTGAGGAGGACGCGGTGGGGCAGATGCTGCGCAATACCGCCGCCAGCCTTGGCCTGTTTAAGCCCGCCTGGCTGGCGGATTATTATCGCCTTAAACGTGCGCCGGTCAGTGAAGCCCTGGCCAGCTGGCTGGAGAACGGTGAGGTAGTGGCCGCAGAGGTTGAGACCCTGGGGCGCTGCTATCTCCATCAATCGCTGTTTCCCCTGCTGGAAGCCATTCCACAGCCCACTCTTACCGCGATTCTTTCTCCTTTTGATCCGGTCGTGTGGGATCGCAAACGGGCGCGGGAGCTATTTAATTTCGATTACCGGCTTGAGTGCTATACGCCAGCCGCAAAGCGCCAGTTTGGCTACTTTGTGCTACCGATCCTCCATCGCGGCGCGCTAAAGGCAAGAATGGATGCCAAAATGCTGCGTAAAGAGAAAGTCCTGGTCGTCAGGCAGCTCTGGCTGGAGCCAGGGGTGAGTATGACTCAGGGAATGCTGCACGATTTCCGACAGGCCATCTCCCGCTTTGCACGCTGGCAGGGGGCAGAGTCGGTATTGCTGGAAAATCTTCCTGCCGCGCTGGCCGGAGAGTGGGGCAATGGCTGGATGCTGTAA
- a CDS encoding ComEC family protein: MPYSLTRLSVWVIIATLPLTILPSLPGSRFDALLMITAGLLLVLRRRGATDLAIIMLIVVWSVSAGRSIGQQITGLSTGPVDAVVRIEQLLPQSERVKLRILQVAGRPIFAPIYALVKAQGEPVPYCAGQRWQMRLRLRPVHARLNEGSFDAQRFALANQTPLTGRILAAALVTPACSWRHRVITASRENYGHLPWQSVISALAFGERGDINRETSQLLRETGTAHLMAISGMHIGLAASLGWAIARLMQLGFAPRWIGYRFPLILSLLAALIYTWLSGGNPPAIRAMLALSAWSLLRLGGICCSNWQVWSMCIGLILFFEPLSILSDSLWLSAVAVAGLLIWFHWFPLPARFMRKKRWLLLRLLHVQFGMFLLLLPIQVVIFHGFSLSALLANLWAIPIITLLTVPLLLCAIIVTPLTSLSQLLWWGADRTLAGTFLPLRALPTAWLDVNTLALWLSGLAWLLILAIRFGGWRTSPLTLVAFTLSLLCFRLNTTRADWRVDMLDVGHGLAVVISRGSQATLYDTGNRWESGDAALSQILPWLKWQGLTLEQVIISHQHLDHMGGLASIQRAFPAARVRSNPGAEGHLPCHRGIVWQWQGLNFRVLWPEEGEKRAGNDHSCVVAVSDGKWRVLLTGDIESKTEHHLVRFYPAELPADVLQVAHHGSGTSSSPPFLRAVSARVALASVARYSAWRLPASRVMMRYKQNRYQWYDTAVEGQVSIHFFAENWFVKGLRAQIMPRWYHQWFGVPRYSR, translated from the coding sequence ATGCCTTATTCTCTTACCCGATTGTCTGTGTGGGTCATTATTGCCACGTTGCCGCTGACAATCCTGCCATCGCTGCCGGGAAGCAGATTTGACGCACTGCTGATGATTACGGCGGGCCTGCTGCTGGTTCTGCGAAGGAGGGGGGCAACCGATCTGGCGATAATTATGCTGATCGTGGTCTGGTCGGTCAGCGCAGGCCGTAGCATCGGGCAGCAGATAACGGGCTTAAGCACTGGCCCGGTTGACGCGGTGGTGCGTATCGAACAGCTTCTGCCCCAGTCTGAGCGGGTGAAGTTACGCATTCTACAGGTAGCGGGCAGGCCGATCTTTGCGCCCATTTATGCACTGGTAAAAGCACAGGGTGAACCTGTCCCTTACTGTGCCGGTCAGCGCTGGCAGATGAGGCTCAGGCTACGACCCGTTCACGCGCGGCTGAATGAGGGCAGCTTTGATGCACAGCGTTTCGCTCTGGCTAACCAGACGCCGCTGACGGGAAGAATTCTCGCAGCGGCTCTCGTAACACCGGCGTGCAGCTGGCGGCATCGCGTCATAACCGCAAGCAGGGAAAATTACGGGCATCTACCCTGGCAGTCTGTAATCTCGGCGCTGGCCTTCGGCGAGCGGGGCGATATCAACCGTGAAACCAGCCAGCTGCTGCGGGAAACCGGCACGGCGCATCTGATGGCGATATCAGGAATGCATATTGGCCTTGCGGCCAGTCTGGGCTGGGCGATTGCCCGACTGATGCAGCTGGGGTTTGCCCCGCGATGGATTGGCTACCGCTTTCCGTTGATCTTGAGCCTGCTGGCAGCGCTGATATACACCTGGCTTTCCGGCGGCAATCCTCCTGCAATTCGTGCGATGCTGGCACTCAGCGCCTGGAGTCTGCTCCGGCTGGGTGGGATCTGTTGCAGCAACTGGCAGGTATGGAGTATGTGCATTGGTTTGATACTCTTCTTTGAGCCGCTAAGCATACTGTCTGACAGCCTCTGGCTCTCGGCCGTGGCGGTAGCGGGCCTGTTGATTTGGTTTCACTGGTTTCCACTCCCGGCCAGGTTTATGCGGAAAAAACGCTGGCTGCTGCTGCGGCTTTTGCATGTGCAGTTTGGCATGTTCCTCCTGCTGCTACCGATTCAGGTCGTCATTTTTCATGGCTTTAGCCTCAGTGCGCTGCTGGCGAATCTCTGGGCCATCCCGATTATTACACTGCTGACCGTCCCTCTTTTGCTGTGTGCCATCATTGTTACCCCCCTTACGTCCTTAAGCCAGCTGCTGTGGTGGGGTGCGGACAGAACGCTGGCAGGGACATTTCTGCCCCTGAGGGCGCTGCCAACGGCCTGGCTGGACGTTAATACCCTGGCGCTATGGTTGAGCGGGCTGGCATGGCTGCTCATTCTCGCTATACGCTTCGGCGGCTGGCGAACCTCACCCCTGACGCTGGTGGCCTTTACGTTATCGCTGCTCTGCTTTCGTCTTAATACGACCCGAGCGGACTGGCGGGTCGATATGCTGGACGTGGGGCATGGGCTGGCAGTGGTGATATCCCGAGGGAGTCAGGCCACGCTTTATGATACCGGGAATCGCTGGGAAAGCGGCGATGCGGCACTCAGCCAGATCCTGCCCTGGCTAAAGTGGCAGGGCCTGACGCTGGAGCAGGTGATTATCAGCCACCAGCACCTTGACCATATGGGAGGGCTGGCCAGTATCCAGCGCGCGTTTCCGGCCGCCCGCGTTCGCAGCAATCCCGGCGCGGAGGGGCACTTGCCCTGTCACCGGGGCATAGTCTGGCAATGGCAGGGGCTGAACTTTCGGGTACTGTGGCCTGAGGAGGGGGAGAAGCGAGCCGGTAACGATCACTCCTGCGTGGTTGCTGTGAGCGACGGGAAATGGCGTGTGCTGTTAACTGGCGACATTGAGTCAAAAACTGAGCATCACCTGGTGAGGTTTTATCCCGCCGAGCTGCCCGCGGACGTATTGCAGGTGGCGCATCACGGCAGCGGCACGTCATCTTCGCCGCCTTTTCTCAGAGCCGTTTCCGCGCGGGTGGCACTCGCCTCGGTGGCGCGCTACAGCGCCTGGCGACTCCCCGCCAGCCGCGTGATGATGCGCTATAAGCAGAATCGCTATCAGTGGTATGACACGGCAGTTGAGGGGCAGGTAAGTATTCATTTTTTTGCTGAAAATTGGTTTGTCAAAGGGTTAAGAGCGCAAATAATGCCCCGTTGGTACCATCAGTGGTTTGGCGTACCACGTTATTCCAGGTAG